A genome region from Tolypothrix sp. PCC 7712 includes the following:
- a CDS encoding caspase, EACC1-associated type: MAKIALLIGVSEYSQGIPPLSSALNDVEAMQRVLQDPNLGGFEQVERLLNPDAIAMRKAIQKLFREASKEDLVLFFFSGHGITNDEDHLYLATRNTAKDDFEATAVDASFIRGQSNNCYAKRQVLILDACYSGAIAQGWKTKSIGVDIKKQLGAEGRVVLTSSSATQTSFEQEGSTLSLYTQYLVEGIETGAADTDNDGNIHVQELHAYAKAKVQAVKPKMTPDIILDKEGFNILLAYAPKNPESEYRKLVEQYAQNGELSKLSYLILKPKRKTSGITDEKAEQIENEVLEPLRRRFANLESYKQAFVEVVEQKYPLDEHTRKILKDYQQDILGLRDEDVAPIELEITSAKKAEYRKQVQIQKQQEKEEYENSLQYYEQEFIKAIKAQYPLDEYVRNGLKQFQESLGLNDEDVERIEAPLLTIKRAEYQKQQQAKKQQQEQQSIQTTTKKPTQQNNDLSSEKGIDYTRLRDLLKARKWEEADQETLEVMLKVVDREQKLWLDPESIKNFPSTDLRTIDQLWVKYSDGRFGFSVQKLIWESVAKDYTKLGDRIGWRTYETVIHKKIVEHLEEINQKLGFQEKAVTTMGGKWLYYTDLTFDIHAPEGHLPATVARGEGEHHDFGGGWVCVPSLLSRRDL, translated from the coding sequence ATGGCTAAGATAGCACTACTGATTGGAGTCAGTGAGTACAGTCAAGGTATTCCTCCCCTGTCATCTGCGCTCAATGATGTCGAAGCTATGCAGCGAGTTTTACAAGATCCAAACCTGGGAGGTTTTGAACAGGTAGAACGGCTGCTGAATCCCGATGCGATCGCCATGCGAAAGGCAATTCAAAAGCTGTTTAGAGAAGCTTCTAAAGAAGATTTAGTATTATTCTTTTTCTCTGGTCATGGTATTACTAATGATGAAGATCATCTCTATTTAGCGACTCGAAATACAGCAAAAGACGATTTTGAAGCTACTGCTGTAGACGCAAGTTTTATCCGAGGGCAATCAAACAATTGCTATGCTAAACGGCAAGTTTTGATTTTAGATGCTTGCTACAGTGGTGCGATCGCTCAAGGTTGGAAGACAAAAAGTATCGGTGTAGATATCAAAAAGCAGCTAGGCGCGGAGGGGCGAGTTGTTCTCACATCTTCCAGTGCAACTCAAACTTCATTTGAACAAGAAGGTTCAACACTTTCGCTCTACACTCAATATTTAGTTGAGGGAATTGAGACGGGCGCAGCAGACACAGATAACGATGGCAATATTCATGTGCAGGAACTGCACGCTTACGCTAAGGCAAAAGTCCAAGCGGTAAAACCGAAGATGACACCAGACATCATTCTGGATAAGGAAGGATTCAATATATTATTGGCTTATGCCCCTAAAAATCCAGAATCAGAGTATCGCAAACTGGTTGAACAATATGCCCAAAATGGTGAACTTAGTAAACTTTCCTACTTAATATTAAAGCCGAAACGGAAAACATCTGGAATTACAGATGAAAAAGCCGAGCAAATAGAAAACGAAGTATTAGAGCCTTTACGCAGACGCTTTGCCAACTTGGAAAGTTACAAACAAGCTTTTGTTGAGGTAGTTGAGCAAAAATATCCCTTGGATGAACATACTCGTAAGATATTGAAGGATTATCAGCAGGATATTTTAGGTCTTAGAGATGAGGATGTTGCACCAATTGAGTTAGAGATTACATCTGCTAAAAAAGCGGAATATCGAAAACAGGTTCAGATACAGAAACAACAAGAAAAAGAAGAGTATGAAAATAGCCTGCAGTATTATGAGCAGGAATTTATAAAAGCAATTAAAGCGCAATACCCGCTAGATGAATATGTCCGCAATGGATTAAAACAGTTTCAAGAGTCTTTAGGACTCAACGATGAAGATGTAGAGCGAATTGAAGCACCACTTTTAACCATAAAACGAGCAGAGTACCAGAAACAACAACAAGCCAAGAAGCAGCAACAAGAACAACAATCTATTCAAACAACCACAAAAAAACCAACGCAGCAGAATAATGATCTCAGTTCTGAGAAGGGTATAGACTATACGCGGTTGCGCGATTTACTCAAAGCTAGAAAGTGGGAAGAAGCAGATCAAGAAACTCTGGAAGTGATGCTAAAAGTTGTTGACAGAGAACAAAAACTCTGGCTTGATCCCGAATCGATAAAAAACTTTCCTTCCACTGACTTACGCACCATTGACCAACTGTGGGTTAAATACAGTGATGGACGCTTTGGCTTTAGTGTGCAGAAGCTCATTTGGGAAAGTGTGGCAAAAGACTACACAAAGTTAGGCGATCGCATCGGCTGGCGGACGTATGAGACAGTTATACACAAGAAAATCGTAGAACATTTAGAGGAGATTAATCAAAAGCTGGGATTCCAAGAAAAAGCCGTAACGACGATGGGTGGGAAATGGCTTTACTACACAGACCTCACTTTTGATATTCATGCTCCCGAAGGACACCTTCCTGCAACAGTAGCTAGAGGGGAGGGAGAACATCATGACTTTGGTGGGGGCTGGGTGTGTGTGCCATCTCTTCTCTCGCGCCGAGACTTGTAA
- the rnhA gene encoding ribonuclease HI → MSQRRIQSIYTDGACTGNPGPGGWGVVVYFNDGSIHEIGGASSHTTNNKMEMQAAIAGLQFLQTSGQTQPITLYTDSEYLINSVTKWIKGWKQRGWKKADGKPVQNQDLLETLDELNSYIVKWEYVRGHSGNVGNERCDVIARTFASGRVPDLKQSFTTDADQSLPQTNQINVAKVTESSATSTIIDTRTPESSTLASNITIMEPTITNSTNPIEDKPPALRVEQLRDLVETLRIADEIATKGYLITSSELADLMDVHASAVTSRGDQWRWRNWIVSRVRREGNQILWELERGDQVGGEEE, encoded by the coding sequence ATGTCCCAACGCAGAATCCAAAGTATCTACACCGATGGCGCTTGTACAGGAAATCCTGGCCCTGGGGGTTGGGGTGTAGTCGTTTATTTCAATGATGGCTCAATTCACGAAATCGGCGGCGCATCATCCCACACCACCAACAATAAAATGGAAATGCAAGCTGCGATCGCAGGTCTGCAATTTTTGCAAACATCTGGACAAACTCAACCTATAACCCTTTATACCGATAGCGAATATTTAATTAATTCCGTTACCAAGTGGATCAAAGGCTGGAAACAAAGAGGTTGGAAAAAAGCCGATGGTAAACCTGTGCAAAACCAAGACCTGTTAGAAACTTTGGACGAACTTAATAGTTATATAGTAAAGTGGGAATATGTCAGGGGTCATTCTGGTAATGTAGGTAACGAGCGCTGCGATGTCATTGCTCGTACTTTTGCTAGTGGTAGAGTTCCAGATCTTAAACAATCTTTTACCACAGATGCCGATCAATCTTTACCACAAACTAATCAAATAAATGTAGCAAAAGTAACTGAATCTTCAGCAACCTCTACAATAATTGACACAAGGACACCAGAAAGCAGTACTCTTGCATCAAATATAACAATTATGGAGCCAACTATCACAAACTCTACTAATCCAATTGAAGATAAGCCACCAGCCCTGAGGGTAGAACAACTGCGTGACTTAGTTGAAACCCTACGGATTGCTGATGAAATCGCCACCAAAGGTTATTTAATCACCAGTTCCGAACTTGCAGACCTCATGGATGTTCACGCTAGCGCTGTCACCAGTCGCGGCGACCAATGGCGCTGGCGCAACTGGATAGTTTCACGGGTAAGACGCGAAGGTAATCAAATTCTTTGGGAATTGGAACGTGGTGATCAGGTAGGAGGTGAGGAGGAGTAG
- the cruG gene encoding 2'-O-glycosyltransferase CruG: MILVSNLSLLLLLLQIPATAILLSRLFKGPTRHPPIQPQQPTPDILGNVSVVVPTLNEAARISPLLTGLSKQSYEVREAIVVDSRSQDGTPELVKAAQQQDPRFRVFTDDPLPPGWVGRPWALHNGFLQSSSESEWFLGMDADTVPHPGLVAGLVQTAKAQGYDLVSLSPQFILKYPGECLLQPALLMTLLYRFDPAGVNTEQPERVMANGQCFLCRRSVLAAVDGYTSASGSFCDDVTLARYIAAQGFKVGFLDGAKVLKVRMYEGAIETWKEWGRSLDLKDASPRAQIWGDLWLLSAVQGLPLLILLSYGLLALLFPQPSLLPLNLLLGLNIFLLVIRFAMLLAIAPSYDRTTAKGGWLFWLSPLADPLAVLRIFLSAFRTPKEWRGRKYS; encoded by the coding sequence TTGATTTTAGTTAGTAACCTATCGCTGTTATTACTATTACTGCAAATACCAGCAACAGCGATTCTACTTTCAAGATTATTTAAAGGGCCGACACGCCATCCGCCGATTCAACCACAACAGCCGACACCGGATATTTTGGGTAATGTCAGCGTTGTGGTGCCAACACTGAATGAGGCTGCGCGTATTAGCCCGTTGTTAACTGGGTTAAGTAAACAAAGTTATGAAGTTAGGGAAGCGATCGTTGTAGATAGCAGGTCGCAAGATGGTACGCCAGAATTAGTCAAAGCCGCGCAACAGCAAGACCCCCGTTTTCGTGTATTTACAGACGATCCTCTACCCCCTGGTTGGGTTGGTCGTCCTTGGGCGTTACATAATGGCTTTTTGCAGAGTTCCTCAGAGAGTGAATGGTTTTTAGGGATGGATGCTGATACTGTACCCCATCCTGGTTTAGTTGCTGGTTTAGTGCAGACAGCCAAAGCCCAAGGTTATGACTTGGTATCGCTTTCACCTCAGTTTATTCTTAAATATCCAGGGGAATGTTTGTTACAGCCTGCTTTGTTAATGACTCTGCTGTATCGATTCGATCCGGCTGGTGTGAATACAGAACAGCCAGAAAGGGTAATGGCTAATGGTCAATGCTTTTTATGTCGGCGTTCGGTTTTAGCTGCTGTAGATGGTTATACCAGCGCTAGTGGTTCATTTTGTGATGATGTTACCTTAGCTCGATATATTGCTGCTCAAGGTTTTAAAGTAGGCTTTTTAGATGGCGCGAAGGTGCTAAAGGTGCGGATGTATGAGGGTGCAATCGAGACATGGAAAGAATGGGGACGCAGCCTCGACTTAAAAGACGCATCACCCCGCGCTCAGATTTGGGGAGATTTATGGCTACTTTCAGCAGTGCAAGGTTTACCCCTACTAATTTTACTTAGTTACGGTTTGCTGGCTCTCCTATTTCCCCAGCCTTCCCTGCTTCCTTTGAATTTGTTATTAGGACTAAATATATTTCTGTTAGTAATTCGCTTTGCAATGTTACTGGCGATCGCACCTTCCTATGATCGCACAACTGCTAAAGGCGGCTGGTTATTCTGGCTTTCACCCCTAGCCGATCCTCTAGCTGTGCTGCGAATCTTTCTATCTGCATTCCGCACTCCTAAAGAGTGGCGGGGAAGGAAGTATAGTTAA
- the cruF gene encoding gamma-carotene 1'-hydroxylase CruF, producing the protein MRQLVIVERVCLIGHIVSMVFGLVGILLVVPNAEIIMNLTEVGQTAMQWSMAGGGVVYMILGAAAVFLYAYRTLGLGRALAFLLPSVFISLGSELSGTSTGFPFGHYSYLSGLGYKIAGLVPFTIPLSWFYVGCVSYLLARAGLEVDKKPSLLRHIGAIALGALLLTSWDFVLDPAMSQTSLPFWYWQQPGPFFGMPYQNFAGWMGTGALFMTVAAFLWRNNPIKLERSQLNLPLIVYLGNFTFATVMSLAAGFSIPVLLGFLTGVAPAVALWWQGSNGQSVAIEPATQEISVANVKVALK; encoded by the coding sequence ATGAGACAACTTGTTATTGTTGAGCGCGTATGCCTGATTGGTCATATCGTGTCGATGGTGTTTGGACTTGTAGGCATACTACTAGTTGTGCCGAATGCGGAAATTATTATGAACCTAACTGAGGTTGGGCAAACCGCCATGCAGTGGAGTATGGCTGGAGGCGGTGTTGTTTATATGATTTTGGGCGCAGCGGCTGTCTTTTTGTATGCCTACCGGACGTTGGGATTGGGTCGCGCTTTGGCATTTTTGCTGCCATCAGTGTTTATTTCCTTAGGAAGCGAACTGTCGGGAACCAGCACTGGCTTTCCTTTTGGGCACTATAGTTACCTCAGTGGACTGGGCTATAAAATTGCTGGTTTAGTTCCCTTCACAATTCCCTTATCGTGGTTTTATGTGGGATGTGTTTCTTACCTGTTAGCACGTGCTGGCTTAGAAGTAGACAAAAAGCCCAGCTTGTTGCGTCATATAGGTGCGATCGCATTAGGTGCTTTATTATTGACCTCTTGGGATTTTGTCTTAGATCCAGCAATGAGCCAAACCTCTCTCCCCTTCTGGTATTGGCAACAACCAGGCCCATTCTTTGGTATGCCTTACCAAAACTTTGCTGGCTGGATGGGAACAGGGGCGCTATTTATGACTGTGGCAGCATTCCTCTGGAGAAACAACCCCATTAAATTAGAGCGATCGCAACTCAATTTGCCTTTGATAGTTTATTTAGGCAATTTCACCTTTGCTACGGTGATGAGTTTGGCTGCTGGCTTCTCTATCCCTGTATTGCTTGGCTTTTTAACAGGTGTTGCTCCAGCTGTAGCACTTTGGTGGCAAGGTTCAAATGGACAATCTGTGGCGATCGAACCTGCAACTCAGGAAATTTCAGTGGCAAATGTCAAAGTTGCTTTGAAGTAG